The Veillonellales bacterium genome includes the window ATCGCCATCTTTTTAAATAAAGAAGCAGGAAAGGCGATGGATCGCTTTACCCAGATTGCCGGTGTATGCATGCTCGGTCTTACCTTATATGTTGCTATCAAGTCCAGTCCGCCTGTGGGGGAAGCGGTCGCCAAAAGTTTTATGCCGGATACGCTTGATATCATGTCGATCGTGACACTGGTTGGCGGTACGGTTGGCGGTTATATTACGTTTGCCGGCGGGCACCGGCTGTTGGATGCGGGCATCACAGGAGTGGGTGCTTTGCCCCAGGTAACGAAAAGTTCTGTCTCCGGTGTTGTAATTACGGGCATTATGCGGATCATCCTGTTTTTAGCAGCCTTGGGTGTCATTGCCCACGGACTGACGCTGGATCCGGCTAACCCGCCGGCCTCAGTGTTTAAACTGGCAACCGGCGACGTCGGCTACAAGCTGTTCGGAGTCGTTATGTGGGCAGCAGCGATTACCTCAGTGATCGGTGCCGCCTATACTTCGGTGTCATTCATTCGGACCTTTAGTACCGGGATCGATAAACATTACCGGGCCGTGATTATCGCCTTTATTCTTATTTCCACAATGGTCTTTGCAGTCGTTGGCAAACCGGTCGCAGTTTTGATCTTTGTAGGTGCGCTTAACGGCCTGATCCTGCCGGTTACCTTAGGCACGCTTTTGGTGGCCGCTTATAAAAAGAAGATTGTCGGCGATTATAAACATCCGCTGTGGATGACAATTTTTGGAGTTTTAGTGGTTATTCTCATGACATATATGGGCGGGTATACTCTGATCAATGATCTGCCTAAAGCCTTCCTGTAAATTTGTCCACTATAAAAAAGTAAAAGGGGTTGAAAGAGATGCAAGATATTGCAGAAATAAGTCCGGCAGAAGCGCGGGAAATGTTCCGCCGCAATGAATGGCTGAAGCCTACATCGGGGATGGCAAGCGGCTATACGCAGGCTA containing:
- a CDS encoding NRAMP family divalent metal transporter, with amino-acid sequence MKPAEKSTKQNSSQPVKSNWSLLMGAAFLMATSAIGPGFLTQTTVFTQKLAASFGFVILLSILIDIGAQLNVWRIIAVAGKRGQDISNMVLPGLGYFVAFLVVAGGLAFNIGNIAGCGLGVNVLFGISPITGAIISAVIAIAIFLNKEAGKAMDRFTQIAGVCMLGLTLYVAIKSSPPVGEAVAKSFMPDTLDIMSIVTLVGGTVGGYITFAGGHRLLDAGITGVGALPQVTKSSVSGVVITGIMRIILFLAALGVIAHGLTLDPANPPASVFKLATGDVGYKLFGVVMWAAAITSVIGAAYTSVSFIRTFSTGIDKHYRAVIIAFILISTMVFAVVGKPVAVLIFVGALNGLILPVTLGTLLVAAYKKKIVGDYKHPLWMTIFGVLVVILMTYMGGYTLINDLPKAFL